The DNA window tggcatcatccaaatccattggttctggaggtgttctcaaggtgtgattacaatctagttaacttgaagtaggctaatcagcagttaatcactctcacttgattcaatcagtctagattaatctccaggtgggtctctgagtatctgctaaatctcattatttcatcatattCCCCCtttgttccttgatgaaacagtaaaaaatagctttgccagtaatcaaatcaaacaatgaaagttcttaaaaacatgaattgagaagacaagaatttttttaaatcttcatttcatcaccttttgtatcatctgcctaattatcctcatgccattatgagaaattttaaaatctaatataattggtaacagatgtcaaggccaaatccaacactgtatttatcatgacatctgagataattatggggattaccattgagcaatatatacagcacatgcagtatgccaggcttaaaataggtggatgggatatacgtccatgccaccgaacatattggaggaaactgagtcaggcttaatcagatgcatgggattgagacatccCTGGCAGCAGGCATATtgtaggggaatagaagccaATATCCCACAAAGCAACCCATTCCTGTTTGGACCACTGTAATTTATCCAACAGTTCTTCCTTTACTCAGCTGAATCAAGGGGTAAAGCTTAATTAATAAAGAATTTTGCTTACTAGATTTTGAGAAATCCCAGAATAGTTCCCCAAATCCCAACTCTAGACTTCTACAGTTGGAAGAATTAGGATAGCAAGAATATAAGTTCTCTGGGGACAAAGACTGTCTCTtggggggtagctgggtggcacagcagataaagcactggccctagatttaagaggacctgagttcaaatccagcctcagacgtttgacacttcctagttgtgtgaccctgggcaagtcacttaatcctcattgcccccaccaaaaaaaaaaaaaggctgtctctttttaaatttttatattctctgggcagctaggtggtgcagtggataaagtactggccctggattcaggaggacctgagttcaaatccagcctcagacacttgacacttactagctgtgtgaccctgggcaagtcacttaaccttcattgccccgtaataaacaaacaaataaataagtaaatagacaaacaaacgaatgaataaataaataaatgagcaaacaaataaataaaaggaaacaatacctttttttttgtcagcCAGGGAATAGAGTCATCAGATTCTCCCATTCTACCAATTTTCCCAAAAACTGCTTGAGTTTTAAACGGGCCCTTGAATCTGCCTGTGACCTTGTCAACCTCGGCCACGTTTATCGGGATGGACGCGTGGTCCTTGGCCCCCATGATCCTGTTGCTCGCGGagtaccccaattgcctcactaacaaaatatatatatatatttttttaaatattcccaGTACTTAATTCAGTGTCTGGAACACAGCAAGTGCTtgataaagactttttttttttcccaattcatTAACCCCCAAAATCAttctggtacagtggaaagtgtAATAACTCCAGACCttggttcagatcctgcttctgatgcttactatgcTCATTTACCatcagtaagtcatttaacttcactgATCTCCAATTTACTTATCTCCAGAATTCAAGAGTTGGACTGAaaggcccctgaggtcccttcctactACATTAATTCCTTTTTATAACAACCCCAGAAAGTAGTCATCCAAGTTTGAATAGCCCCGCCCCCAGTAACAGGAAACTCCAAAACACCTTAATCCGATATTGGACAACTATCATCTATCATGTAGTTGTTCCTTTACTctaggttggggttggggttgggggacTAGGTTGGAGACTTTCCAGATCTGGGAAGCAAAATTTCTTTTGATTAAACTTCATTCCTCTATTCAGTCCTTCCAATTCACTAACCAAGTACCTGTGTCTCACCTTCCTTGGGCAGAATAACCTTCCCGGAGGCTTCCCACAACAAAGATGACGAGTCTATAACTCAAGGCCCCAAAGAAAAAACTGTGAAGCTATTATGTCCATCCCCCCATGTTTATAGTAACAGTCAATGCCTAATTGCATACATGGAAGGAGCAGCGATGAGGAGAATCCAAAATGTCCGATAAATCACTGTTTCTGTTTGGCTTTAGATTATCCATGCCTACATTTGGCTATAGGTCTGTATCGAGATGAGGAAGTCACACCAATTTGCAGTATAAGTAGGACCTGTCAtatctttgtatttgtgtcctcATTGGCTAGTATAGAGCCTGGTACATGGgaggtgtttaattaatgcttgctcattaattgattgattgatataacaAAGCCAAAACCTGAAGATCCTATTCAGGAGGAGTTAGTAAGCTTCTCAGTTGCCCTATTTAACACCTCCTTGCTCCTTGTTCATGTGGGGGATGGATAGCAACGCATTTCAGACTGATACAAAGTACCAGCCTAGGTAGAGCCATCTTCTCTAAAGATTGGGGCTGACTCATACCTtcttggaaagaagaaaattgtttTAGTATTATAGTTTAAGAGAACTTCTGACTCTTGCCTGTTGATAAAGGTAACTGAGGTAGAGGAAGTGATGGTATCATTAGAAATGGAAAagtcaggtaggtggcacagaggatagagtgccaggccttggggtcaggaaaactcatctttctgagtttgaatctggcctcagacacttactagctctgtgaccctaggcaagtcacttgaccctgtttgtctcagtttcctcatttataaaatgagctggaaaaggaaatggcaaaccactccagaatcttggggtcatgaagagtcgaacatgactgagaagtgactgaatgacaacagaaTAAGCCACACAAAGCAGATAAAAAGGagttgatataattttttttttaatctcttcaggACGgtgaattttctctctccccccaccaaaaaaaaaaagccccgtCCCCTTGCTTGAAACCTTTGTTCCTagttgaaattaattttaaattccaGGACACACACACTCTCTATCAGGCATTTGCCCGAGCCTTTCCCATCCTTGTCTGTCGCTTCCCATAACGCAGGCCGAAGGAGTTCCAGTTGTAGGCTGACAGgtccttctccctctccaccaGCAATGCTCCTTGCGGTGCGGCAATCAGTCGGCTTCGGGTGGAGCACAGACCCGGCCATAGGGGGTCGGGGGTCTCATCAGAGGGACAGAGTAGCGCCAGTCTCTGTGTCTGGCCTGTCCGTTCTGGTTTCTCAGAGCACCGAGGCCTCCGTTCCCAGGGAATCAGGTGGGCCAGGAGTCGGCCCCGCTGTCCTAGGGCAGAAAAACCAAAGGGAGATGCTGAATCACATTTTGCCCAGCATTTCAACCCTGTGCCACAATGAACCCTGGACTGGATTCAGGCAGCAACACTTCCCCAGAGCATCCAGAGCCTTTctgctccccaccccttcctgatATAATAGAAGGATTACTTATTTTTTCAATCACAAGGTCTGAGTTAAAATGCTACCTGTGTCATTTAATGCCTGTATGGCCTTGAACACATCacctcatctctctgggcctcagtttcctcgtctgtaaaatgagggtactgGGCTAGATTATCTCAAAGATCTCCCCTTTTAACTAACATTCTGAAAATATGAATCTGTGACTCTGGATTAGACCATAGAACAGAGACAATGTCTAGGGACTCAAACCACAGCTATTGCCTTTTCTCTACTCCCCAAAGCCACCCAGAAAAGGACCCCAGGTACACGTTCCTATCTCAGAATAGTAAGTACATAGTCTACAGTCCCCTGACAGGACCCTGATGAAACCAGTATTGTCCAATGAGGTACATGGGGAAACGTGTGTGGCATTTGACTACCTATGTCTGAAAATCAACACCAGGAGGCAGTAGAACTCTACTGGGCTGTACAGTTTGACTGGCAGACAGGACTTTTTCCTGTGTATAAGTCCTATGCTTTCTATATATAGTGCCTGTGCATGGAAGacttacatagtattttaaaaattcagaagcTGTTGTAAAGCCATAGAATCACATAGCATTTAAAGTCTAAAGGGATCCTTAATATTATCTCatccaatcccctaattttatagaaaaaggaaaCCTGGGCTCAAAGATACTAAggaacttgaaggaaggaaggaaggaaagaaggaaggaagaaaggaaggaaggaaggaaggaaggaaggaaggaaggaaggaaggaaggaaggaaggaaggaaggaaggaaggaaggaaggaaggaaggaaggaaggaaggaaggaaggaaggaaggaaggaaggaaggaaggaaggaaggaaggaaggaaggaaggaaggaaggaaggaaggaagggagggagggaggaaggaaggaaagaaggagggaaggaaacaagcatttattaagcatctactatatgccagacactatgctaaatgcttacaaatatgatctcatttaatcctaacaaCAATCCTGAGGGCTGCTATCATCCCCAGGAAAATAAAGCAGAAAGCACTTAAATAACTTggccaggaccacacagctagtgtctgaggctagatttgaactcaggtcttcctgactctaagcccacgGCCCTATTCATTTTAATGCCCAATTGCTATGTGTGCCTAAAGTCACACACAtgataatatagttttagaactGGGAATTGAATTTGGGTTCCACaagcacagaatcacagaatcagaattcTCAGGGAGAGAAAGGCCCTCTCAGGGCCAACCAGGTTGACCCCAACATGAGCAAGAAAACCCAAGATCTGATAAATAGTACAGTCCTTCAGGCTTTGCTTcaagacctccagtgagagggAGTTCACCAGCTT is part of the Dromiciops gliroides isolate mDroGli1 chromosome 4, mDroGli1.pri, whole genome shotgun sequence genome and encodes:
- the KISS1 gene encoding metastasis-suppressor KiSS-1; this encodes MRTSMCWQLLLFLSVFPFGETLDKFAPVENPSLRGQRGRLLAHLIPWERRPRCSEKPERTGQTQRLALLCPSDETPDPLWPGLCSTRSRLIAAPQGALLVEREKDLSAYNWNSFGLRYGKRQTRMGKARANA